A genomic window from Labeo rohita strain BAU-BD-2019 chromosome 6, IGBB_LRoh.1.0, whole genome shotgun sequence includes:
- the ddx3xb gene encoding DEAD-box helicase 3 X-linked b isoform X4, with translation MSHVAVENVHGLDQQLAALDLNSADVQGVTGRRYIPPHLRNKEASKNAGAYSSGRQSGYSVAPGRSYSPGGWDNGRSNGFVNGYHDGRDTRMNGGNGFGGRGPIRNDRGGRGGYRGFGYDNKDGGGWNAPKDNAYNSFGGRSDRGKSSFFNDRGSSSRGRYERGGFGGGGNSRWVEDSRDDEDWSKPLPPNERLEHELFSGSNTGINFEKYDDIPVEATGHNCPQHIESFHDVDMGEIVMGNITLSRYTRPTPVQKHAIPIIKSKRDLMACAQTGSGKTAAFLLPVLSQIYTDGPGEALQAVKNSAQENGKYGRRKQYPISLVLAPTRELALQIYDEARKFAYRSHVRPCVVYGGADIGQQIRDLERGCHLLVATPGRLVDMMERGKIGLDYCNYLVLDEADRMLDMGFEPQIRRIVEQDTMPPKGLRQTMMFSATFPKEIQILARDFLEDYIFLAVGRVGSTSENITQKVVWVEENDKRSFLLDLLNATVIPNEVQDSTGESVEKPGKDSLTLVFVETKKGADALEDFLYREGYACTSIHGDRSQRDREEALHQFRSGRCPILVATAVAARGLDISNVKHVINFDLPSDIEEYVHRIGRTGRVGNLGLATSFFNDKNGNITKDLLDILVEAKQEVPSWLESLAYEHQHKSSSRGRSKRFSGGFGARDYRQTSNNASSGGFGSRGGRNTGGHGGNRGFGGGKGGFGNFYNSDGYGGNYSQVDWWGN, from the exons ATGAGTCATGTGGCCGTCGAAAATGTGCACGGTCTAGACCAGCAG CTCGCTGCCCTAGACTTGAACTCCGCTGACGTTCAAGGAGTCACTGGAA GGCGTTACATTCCACCTCATTTAAGGAACAAAGAAGCTTCCAAAAATG CAGGAGCTTATTCCTCTGGTAGACAGAGCGGTTACTCAGTGGCACCAGGAAGGAGCT ATTCTCCCGGAGGATGGGATAACGGACGCAGCAACGGCTTCGTGAACGGCTACCACGACGGCCGCGACACCCGCATGAACGGGGGCAACGGCTTCGGCGGCCGCGGCCCGATTCGCAACGACCGCGGCGGAAGAGGTGGCTACAGAG GGTTCGGTTATGACAACAAAGATGGCGGTGGGTGGAATGCCCCAAAAGACAATGCCTACAACAGCTTCGGCGGCCGCTCTGACAGAGGCAAATCGTCTTTCTTCAATGACCGTGGGTCTTCATCCAGGGGCCG GTACGAGCGTGGCGGTTTTGGCGGCGGCGGGAACAGCCGATGGGTGGAGGACTCTAGAGATGATGAAGATTGGTCCAAACCGTTGCCTCCCAATGAGCGTCTGGAACA TGAGCTGTTCTCTGGAAGCAACACAGGGATTAACTTTGAAAAATACGATGACATTCCTGTTGAAGCCACAGGCCACAACTGTCCACAACACATTGAGAGT TTCCATGATGTAGATATGGGAGAGATCGTTATGGGTAATATAACTCTGAGCCGCTACACACGGCCCACTCCCGTGCAGAAGCATGCAATTCCCATCATCAAGTCTAAGAGAGACCTGATGGCGTGCGCACAGACAG GTTCTGGTAAGACTGCAGCCTTCTTGTTGCCAGTCCTGAGCCAGATTTACACTGATGGACCAGGAGAGGCACTTCAGGCTGTGAAGAACAGTGCACAG GAAAATGGGAAGTATGGCCGCCGTAAGCAGTATCCCATTTCGCTAGTTTTAGCCCCAACGAGGGAACTGGCTCTCCAGATCTACGACGAGGCCAGAAAG TTTGCTTACCGCTCTCATGTGCGGCCCTGTGTGGTGTATGGAGGTGCTGATATTGGCCAGCAGATTCGTGATCTGGAGAGAGGCTGCCATCTGCTGGTGGCCACGCCTGGTCGTCTGGTGGACATGATGGAGAGGGGCAAGATTGGCCTGGACTACTGCAA TTACTTGGTGCTGGATGAAGCAGACAGGATGTTGGACATGGGCTTTGAGCCACAGATCCGCCGTATCGTCGAGCAGGACACCATGCCGCCCAAAGGGCTTCGCCAGACCATGATGTTCAGTGCCACCTTCCCCAAGGAGATCCAG ATCTTGGCTCGTGACTTCCTGGAGGACTACATCTTCTTAGCAGTAGGCAGGGTTGGATCCACCTCTGAGAATATCACCCAGAAGGTGGTGTGGGTTGAAGAAAATGACAAGAGGTCCTTCCTTCTCGACTTGCTCAACGCCACAG TTATTCCGAATGAGGTTCAGGACAGTACGGGGGAGAGCGTAGAAAAACCTG GTAAAGACTCTTTGACTTTGGTGTTCGTTGAGACCAAGAAGGGAGCGGACGCTCTCGAGGACTTCCTGTACCGCGAAGGTTACGCCTGCACCAGTATCCACGGCGACCGCTCCCAGAGAGACCGAGAGGAAGCGCTCCACCAGTTCCGTTCAGGGAGGTGCCCCATCTTGGTTGCCACGGCT GTGGCCGCTCGCGGTCTGGACATCTCCAACGTGAAACACGTCATTAACTTCGACCTGCCGAGTGACATCGAGGAGTACGTCCACCGCATCGGGCGTACCGGTCGCGTGGGCAACCTCG GTCTTGCCACGTCGTTCTTCAATGACAAGAATGGCAACATCACCAAGGACCTGCTGGACATCTTGGTGGAGGCCAAACAGGAAGTACCATCCTGGCTGGAGAGCCTGGCCTATGAGCACCAGCACAAGAGTAGCAGCCGCGGGCGCTCCAAGAG GTTTTCTGGCGGATTTGGTGCCAGAGACTACCGTCAGACCAGTAACAACGCCAGCAGCGGAGGCTTCGGGAGTCGCGGCGGCCGCAACACCGGCGGTCATGGTGGCAACCGTGGATTTGGCGGTGGTAAGG GTGGCTTCGGTAACTTCTACAACAGTGACGGCTATGGAGGAAACTACTCCCAGGTGGACTGGTGGGGAAACTAA
- the ddx3xb gene encoding DEAD-box helicase 3 X-linked b isoform X8, protein MSHVAVENVHGLDQQLAALDLNSADVQGVTGRRYIPPHLRNKEASKNDSPGGWDNGRSNGFVNGYHDGRDTRMNGGNGFGGRGPIRNDRGGRGGYRGFGYDNKDGGGWNAPKDNAYNSFGGRSDRGKSSFFNDRGSSSRGRYERGGFGGGGNSRWVEDSRDDEDWSKPLPPNERLEHELFSGSNTGINFEKYDDIPVEATGHNCPQHIESFHDVDMGEIVMGNITLSRYTRPTPVQKHAIPIIKSKRDLMACAQTGSGKTAAFLLPVLSQIYTDGPGEALQAVKNSAQENGKYGRRKQYPISLVLAPTRELALQIYDEARKFAYRSHVRPCVVYGGADIGQQIRDLERGCHLLVATPGRLVDMMERGKIGLDYCNYLVLDEADRMLDMGFEPQIRRIVEQDTMPPKGLRQTMMFSATFPKEIQILARDFLEDYIFLAVGRVGSTSENITQKVVWVEENDKRSFLLDLLNATGKDSLTLVFVETKKGADALEDFLYREGYACTSIHGDRSQRDREEALHQFRSGRCPILVATAVAARGLDISNVKHVINFDLPSDIEEYVHRIGRTGRVGNLGLATSFFNDKNGNITKDLLDILVEAKQEVPSWLESLAYEHQHKSSSRGRSKRFSGGFGARDYRQTSNNASSGGFGSRGGRNTGGHGGNRGFGGGKGGFGNFYNSDGYGGNYSQVDWWGN, encoded by the exons ATGAGTCATGTGGCCGTCGAAAATGTGCACGGTCTAGACCAGCAG CTCGCTGCCCTAGACTTGAACTCCGCTGACGTTCAAGGAGTCACTGGAA GGCGTTACATTCCACCTCATTTAAGGAACAAAGAAGCTTCCAAAAATG ATTCTCCCGGAGGATGGGATAACGGACGCAGCAACGGCTTCGTGAACGGCTACCACGACGGCCGCGACACCCGCATGAACGGGGGCAACGGCTTCGGCGGCCGCGGCCCGATTCGCAACGACCGCGGCGGAAGAGGTGGCTACAGAG GGTTCGGTTATGACAACAAAGATGGCGGTGGGTGGAATGCCCCAAAAGACAATGCCTACAACAGCTTCGGCGGCCGCTCTGACAGAGGCAAATCGTCTTTCTTCAATGACCGTGGGTCTTCATCCAGGGGCCG GTACGAGCGTGGCGGTTTTGGCGGCGGCGGGAACAGCCGATGGGTGGAGGACTCTAGAGATGATGAAGATTGGTCCAAACCGTTGCCTCCCAATGAGCGTCTGGAACA TGAGCTGTTCTCTGGAAGCAACACAGGGATTAACTTTGAAAAATACGATGACATTCCTGTTGAAGCCACAGGCCACAACTGTCCACAACACATTGAGAGT TTCCATGATGTAGATATGGGAGAGATCGTTATGGGTAATATAACTCTGAGCCGCTACACACGGCCCACTCCCGTGCAGAAGCATGCAATTCCCATCATCAAGTCTAAGAGAGACCTGATGGCGTGCGCACAGACAG GTTCTGGTAAGACTGCAGCCTTCTTGTTGCCAGTCCTGAGCCAGATTTACACTGATGGACCAGGAGAGGCACTTCAGGCTGTGAAGAACAGTGCACAG GAAAATGGGAAGTATGGCCGCCGTAAGCAGTATCCCATTTCGCTAGTTTTAGCCCCAACGAGGGAACTGGCTCTCCAGATCTACGACGAGGCCAGAAAG TTTGCTTACCGCTCTCATGTGCGGCCCTGTGTGGTGTATGGAGGTGCTGATATTGGCCAGCAGATTCGTGATCTGGAGAGAGGCTGCCATCTGCTGGTGGCCACGCCTGGTCGTCTGGTGGACATGATGGAGAGGGGCAAGATTGGCCTGGACTACTGCAA TTACTTGGTGCTGGATGAAGCAGACAGGATGTTGGACATGGGCTTTGAGCCACAGATCCGCCGTATCGTCGAGCAGGACACCATGCCGCCCAAAGGGCTTCGCCAGACCATGATGTTCAGTGCCACCTTCCCCAAGGAGATCCAG ATCTTGGCTCGTGACTTCCTGGAGGACTACATCTTCTTAGCAGTAGGCAGGGTTGGATCCACCTCTGAGAATATCACCCAGAAGGTGGTGTGGGTTGAAGAAAATGACAAGAGGTCCTTCCTTCTCGACTTGCTCAACGCCACAG GTAAAGACTCTTTGACTTTGGTGTTCGTTGAGACCAAGAAGGGAGCGGACGCTCTCGAGGACTTCCTGTACCGCGAAGGTTACGCCTGCACCAGTATCCACGGCGACCGCTCCCAGAGAGACCGAGAGGAAGCGCTCCACCAGTTCCGTTCAGGGAGGTGCCCCATCTTGGTTGCCACGGCT GTGGCCGCTCGCGGTCTGGACATCTCCAACGTGAAACACGTCATTAACTTCGACCTGCCGAGTGACATCGAGGAGTACGTCCACCGCATCGGGCGTACCGGTCGCGTGGGCAACCTCG GTCTTGCCACGTCGTTCTTCAATGACAAGAATGGCAACATCACCAAGGACCTGCTGGACATCTTGGTGGAGGCCAAACAGGAAGTACCATCCTGGCTGGAGAGCCTGGCCTATGAGCACCAGCACAAGAGTAGCAGCCGCGGGCGCTCCAAGAG GTTTTCTGGCGGATTTGGTGCCAGAGACTACCGTCAGACCAGTAACAACGCCAGCAGCGGAGGCTTCGGGAGTCGCGGCGGCCGCAACACCGGCGGTCATGGTGGCAACCGTGGATTTGGCGGTGGTAAGG GTGGCTTCGGTAACTTCTACAACAGTGACGGCTATGGAGGAAACTACTCCCAGGTGGACTGGTGGGGAAACTAA
- the ddx3xb gene encoding DEAD-box helicase 3 X-linked b isoform X5, with amino-acid sequence MSHVAVENVHGLDQQLAALDLNSADVQGVTGRRYIPPHLRNKEASKNAGAYSSGRQSGYSVAPGRSYSPGGWDNGRSNGFVNGYHDGRDTRMNGGNGFGGRGPIRNDRGGRGGYRGKTGGSYNPIQPMQSAGFGYDNKDGGGWNAPKDNAYNSFGGRSDRGKSSFFNDRGSSSRGRYERGGFGGGGNSRWVEDSRDDEDWSKPLPPNERLEHELFSGSNTGINFEKYDDIPVEATGHNCPQHIESFHDVDMGEIVMGNITLSRYTRPTPVQKHAIPIIKSKRDLMACAQTGSGKTAAFLLPVLSQIYTDGPGEALQAVKNSAQENGKYGRRKQYPISLVLAPTRELALQIYDEARKFAYRSHVRPCVVYGGADIGQQIRDLERGCHLLVATPGRLVDMMERGKIGLDYCNYLVLDEADRMLDMGFEPQIRRIVEQDTMPPKGLRQTMMFSATFPKEIQILARDFLEDYIFLAVGRVGSTSENITQKVVWVEENDKRSFLLDLLNATGKDSLTLVFVETKKGADALEDFLYREGYACTSIHGDRSQRDREEALHQFRSGRCPILVATAVAARGLDISNVKHVINFDLPSDIEEYVHRIGRTGRVGNLGLATSFFNDKNGNITKDLLDILVEAKQEVPSWLESLAYEHQHKSSSRGRSKRFSGGFGARDYRQTSNNASSGGFGSRGGRNTGGHGGNRGFGGGKGGFGNFYNSDGYGGNYSQVDWWGN; translated from the exons ATGAGTCATGTGGCCGTCGAAAATGTGCACGGTCTAGACCAGCAG CTCGCTGCCCTAGACTTGAACTCCGCTGACGTTCAAGGAGTCACTGGAA GGCGTTACATTCCACCTCATTTAAGGAACAAAGAAGCTTCCAAAAATG CAGGAGCTTATTCCTCTGGTAGACAGAGCGGTTACTCAGTGGCACCAGGAAGGAGCT ATTCTCCCGGAGGATGGGATAACGGACGCAGCAACGGCTTCGTGAACGGCTACCACGACGGCCGCGACACCCGCATGAACGGGGGCAACGGCTTCGGCGGCCGCGGCCCGATTCGCAACGACCGCGGCGGAAGAGGTGGCTACAGAGGTAAAACCGGCGGCTCCTACAACCCCATCCAGCCAATGCAGAGCGCAG GGTTCGGTTATGACAACAAAGATGGCGGTGGGTGGAATGCCCCAAAAGACAATGCCTACAACAGCTTCGGCGGCCGCTCTGACAGAGGCAAATCGTCTTTCTTCAATGACCGTGGGTCTTCATCCAGGGGCCG GTACGAGCGTGGCGGTTTTGGCGGCGGCGGGAACAGCCGATGGGTGGAGGACTCTAGAGATGATGAAGATTGGTCCAAACCGTTGCCTCCCAATGAGCGTCTGGAACA TGAGCTGTTCTCTGGAAGCAACACAGGGATTAACTTTGAAAAATACGATGACATTCCTGTTGAAGCCACAGGCCACAACTGTCCACAACACATTGAGAGT TTCCATGATGTAGATATGGGAGAGATCGTTATGGGTAATATAACTCTGAGCCGCTACACACGGCCCACTCCCGTGCAGAAGCATGCAATTCCCATCATCAAGTCTAAGAGAGACCTGATGGCGTGCGCACAGACAG GTTCTGGTAAGACTGCAGCCTTCTTGTTGCCAGTCCTGAGCCAGATTTACACTGATGGACCAGGAGAGGCACTTCAGGCTGTGAAGAACAGTGCACAG GAAAATGGGAAGTATGGCCGCCGTAAGCAGTATCCCATTTCGCTAGTTTTAGCCCCAACGAGGGAACTGGCTCTCCAGATCTACGACGAGGCCAGAAAG TTTGCTTACCGCTCTCATGTGCGGCCCTGTGTGGTGTATGGAGGTGCTGATATTGGCCAGCAGATTCGTGATCTGGAGAGAGGCTGCCATCTGCTGGTGGCCACGCCTGGTCGTCTGGTGGACATGATGGAGAGGGGCAAGATTGGCCTGGACTACTGCAA TTACTTGGTGCTGGATGAAGCAGACAGGATGTTGGACATGGGCTTTGAGCCACAGATCCGCCGTATCGTCGAGCAGGACACCATGCCGCCCAAAGGGCTTCGCCAGACCATGATGTTCAGTGCCACCTTCCCCAAGGAGATCCAG ATCTTGGCTCGTGACTTCCTGGAGGACTACATCTTCTTAGCAGTAGGCAGGGTTGGATCCACCTCTGAGAATATCACCCAGAAGGTGGTGTGGGTTGAAGAAAATGACAAGAGGTCCTTCCTTCTCGACTTGCTCAACGCCACAG GTAAAGACTCTTTGACTTTGGTGTTCGTTGAGACCAAGAAGGGAGCGGACGCTCTCGAGGACTTCCTGTACCGCGAAGGTTACGCCTGCACCAGTATCCACGGCGACCGCTCCCAGAGAGACCGAGAGGAAGCGCTCCACCAGTTCCGTTCAGGGAGGTGCCCCATCTTGGTTGCCACGGCT GTGGCCGCTCGCGGTCTGGACATCTCCAACGTGAAACACGTCATTAACTTCGACCTGCCGAGTGACATCGAGGAGTACGTCCACCGCATCGGGCGTACCGGTCGCGTGGGCAACCTCG GTCTTGCCACGTCGTTCTTCAATGACAAGAATGGCAACATCACCAAGGACCTGCTGGACATCTTGGTGGAGGCCAAACAGGAAGTACCATCCTGGCTGGAGAGCCTGGCCTATGAGCACCAGCACAAGAGTAGCAGCCGCGGGCGCTCCAAGAG GTTTTCTGGCGGATTTGGTGCCAGAGACTACCGTCAGACCAGTAACAACGCCAGCAGCGGAGGCTTCGGGAGTCGCGGCGGCCGCAACACCGGCGGTCATGGTGGCAACCGTGGATTTGGCGGTGGTAAGG GTGGCTTCGGTAACTTCTACAACAGTGACGGCTATGGAGGAAACTACTCCCAGGTGGACTGGTGGGGAAACTAA
- the ddx3xb gene encoding DEAD-box helicase 3 X-linked b isoform X7, whose product MSHVAVENVHGLDQQLAALDLNSADVQGVTGRRYIPPHLRNKEASKNAGAYSSGRQSGYSVAPGRSYSPGGWDNGRSNGFVNGYHDGRDTRMNGGNGFGGRGPIRNDRGGRGGYRGKTGGSYNPIQPMQSAGFGYDNKDGGGWNAPKDNAYNSFGGRSDRGKSSFFNDRGSSSRGRYERGGFGGGGNSRWVEDSRDDEDWSKPLPPNERLEHELFSGSNTGINFEKYDDIPVEATGHNCPQHIESFHDVDMGEIVMGNITLSRYTRPTPVQKHAIPIIKSKRDLMACAQTGSGKTAAFLLPVLSQIYTDGPGEALQAVKNSAQENGKYGRRKQYPISLVLAPTRELALQIYDEARKFAYRSHVRPCVVYGGADIGQQIRDLERGCHLLVATPGRLVDMMERGKIGLDYCNYLVLDEADRMLDMGFEPQIRRIVEQDTMPPKGLRQTMMFSATFPKEIQILARDFLEDYIFLAVGRVGSTSENITQKVVWVEENDKRSFLLDLLNATGKDSLTLVFVETKKGADALEDFLYREGYACTSIHGDRSQRDREEALHQFRSGRCPILVATAVAARGLDISNVKHVINFDLPSDIEEYVHRIGRTGRVGNLGLATSFFNDKNGNITKDLLDILVEAKQEVPSWLESLAYEHQHKSSSRGRSKRFSGGFGARDYRQTSNNASSGGFGSRGGRNTGGHGGNRGFGGGGFGNFYNSDGYGGNYSQVDWWGN is encoded by the exons ATGAGTCATGTGGCCGTCGAAAATGTGCACGGTCTAGACCAGCAG CTCGCTGCCCTAGACTTGAACTCCGCTGACGTTCAAGGAGTCACTGGAA GGCGTTACATTCCACCTCATTTAAGGAACAAAGAAGCTTCCAAAAATG CAGGAGCTTATTCCTCTGGTAGACAGAGCGGTTACTCAGTGGCACCAGGAAGGAGCT ATTCTCCCGGAGGATGGGATAACGGACGCAGCAACGGCTTCGTGAACGGCTACCACGACGGCCGCGACACCCGCATGAACGGGGGCAACGGCTTCGGCGGCCGCGGCCCGATTCGCAACGACCGCGGCGGAAGAGGTGGCTACAGAGGTAAAACCGGCGGCTCCTACAACCCCATCCAGCCAATGCAGAGCGCAG GGTTCGGTTATGACAACAAAGATGGCGGTGGGTGGAATGCCCCAAAAGACAATGCCTACAACAGCTTCGGCGGCCGCTCTGACAGAGGCAAATCGTCTTTCTTCAATGACCGTGGGTCTTCATCCAGGGGCCG GTACGAGCGTGGCGGTTTTGGCGGCGGCGGGAACAGCCGATGGGTGGAGGACTCTAGAGATGATGAAGATTGGTCCAAACCGTTGCCTCCCAATGAGCGTCTGGAACA TGAGCTGTTCTCTGGAAGCAACACAGGGATTAACTTTGAAAAATACGATGACATTCCTGTTGAAGCCACAGGCCACAACTGTCCACAACACATTGAGAGT TTCCATGATGTAGATATGGGAGAGATCGTTATGGGTAATATAACTCTGAGCCGCTACACACGGCCCACTCCCGTGCAGAAGCATGCAATTCCCATCATCAAGTCTAAGAGAGACCTGATGGCGTGCGCACAGACAG GTTCTGGTAAGACTGCAGCCTTCTTGTTGCCAGTCCTGAGCCAGATTTACACTGATGGACCAGGAGAGGCACTTCAGGCTGTGAAGAACAGTGCACAG GAAAATGGGAAGTATGGCCGCCGTAAGCAGTATCCCATTTCGCTAGTTTTAGCCCCAACGAGGGAACTGGCTCTCCAGATCTACGACGAGGCCAGAAAG TTTGCTTACCGCTCTCATGTGCGGCCCTGTGTGGTGTATGGAGGTGCTGATATTGGCCAGCAGATTCGTGATCTGGAGAGAGGCTGCCATCTGCTGGTGGCCACGCCTGGTCGTCTGGTGGACATGATGGAGAGGGGCAAGATTGGCCTGGACTACTGCAA TTACTTGGTGCTGGATGAAGCAGACAGGATGTTGGACATGGGCTTTGAGCCACAGATCCGCCGTATCGTCGAGCAGGACACCATGCCGCCCAAAGGGCTTCGCCAGACCATGATGTTCAGTGCCACCTTCCCCAAGGAGATCCAG ATCTTGGCTCGTGACTTCCTGGAGGACTACATCTTCTTAGCAGTAGGCAGGGTTGGATCCACCTCTGAGAATATCACCCAGAAGGTGGTGTGGGTTGAAGAAAATGACAAGAGGTCCTTCCTTCTCGACTTGCTCAACGCCACAG GTAAAGACTCTTTGACTTTGGTGTTCGTTGAGACCAAGAAGGGAGCGGACGCTCTCGAGGACTTCCTGTACCGCGAAGGTTACGCCTGCACCAGTATCCACGGCGACCGCTCCCAGAGAGACCGAGAGGAAGCGCTCCACCAGTTCCGTTCAGGGAGGTGCCCCATCTTGGTTGCCACGGCT GTGGCCGCTCGCGGTCTGGACATCTCCAACGTGAAACACGTCATTAACTTCGACCTGCCGAGTGACATCGAGGAGTACGTCCACCGCATCGGGCGTACCGGTCGCGTGGGCAACCTCG GTCTTGCCACGTCGTTCTTCAATGACAAGAATGGCAACATCACCAAGGACCTGCTGGACATCTTGGTGGAGGCCAAACAGGAAGTACCATCCTGGCTGGAGAGCCTGGCCTATGAGCACCAGCACAAGAGTAGCAGCCGCGGGCGCTCCAAGAG GTTTTCTGGCGGATTTGGTGCCAGAGACTACCGTCAGACCAGTAACAACGCCAGCAGCGGAGGCTTCGGGAGTCGCGGCGGCCGCAACACCGGCGGTCATGGTGGCAACCGTGGATTTGGCGGTG GTGGCTTCGGTAACTTCTACAACAGTGACGGCTATGGAGGAAACTACTCCCAGGTGGACTGGTGGGGAAACTAA
- the ddx3xb gene encoding DEAD-box helicase 3 X-linked b isoform X1 yields MSHVAVENVHGLDQQLAALDLNSADVQGVTGRRYIPPHLRNKEASKNAGAYSSGRQSGYSVAPGRSYSPGGWDNGRSNGFVNGYHDGRDTRMNGGNGFGGRGPIRNDRGGRGGYRGKTGGSYNPIQPMQSAGFGYDNKDGGGWNAPKDNAYNSFGGRSDRGKSSFFNDRGSSSRGRYERGGFGGGGNSRWVEDSRDDEDWSKPLPPNERLEHELFSGSNTGINFEKYDDIPVEATGHNCPQHIESFHDVDMGEIVMGNITLSRYTRPTPVQKHAIPIIKSKRDLMACAQTGSGKTAAFLLPVLSQIYTDGPGEALQAVKNSAQENGKYGRRKQYPISLVLAPTRELALQIYDEARKFAYRSHVRPCVVYGGADIGQQIRDLERGCHLLVATPGRLVDMMERGKIGLDYCNYLVLDEADRMLDMGFEPQIRRIVEQDTMPPKGLRQTMMFSATFPKEIQILARDFLEDYIFLAVGRVGSTSENITQKVVWVEENDKRSFLLDLLNATVIPNEVQDSTGESVEKPGKDSLTLVFVETKKGADALEDFLYREGYACTSIHGDRSQRDREEALHQFRSGRCPILVATAVAARGLDISNVKHVINFDLPSDIEEYVHRIGRTGRVGNLGLATSFFNDKNGNITKDLLDILVEAKQEVPSWLESLAYEHQHKSSSRGRSKRFSGGFGARDYRQTSNNASSGGFGSRGGRNTGGHGGNRGFGGGKGGFGNFYNSDGYGGNYSQVDWWGN; encoded by the exons ATGAGTCATGTGGCCGTCGAAAATGTGCACGGTCTAGACCAGCAG CTCGCTGCCCTAGACTTGAACTCCGCTGACGTTCAAGGAGTCACTGGAA GGCGTTACATTCCACCTCATTTAAGGAACAAAGAAGCTTCCAAAAATG CAGGAGCTTATTCCTCTGGTAGACAGAGCGGTTACTCAGTGGCACCAGGAAGGAGCT ATTCTCCCGGAGGATGGGATAACGGACGCAGCAACGGCTTCGTGAACGGCTACCACGACGGCCGCGACACCCGCATGAACGGGGGCAACGGCTTCGGCGGCCGCGGCCCGATTCGCAACGACCGCGGCGGAAGAGGTGGCTACAGAGGTAAAACCGGCGGCTCCTACAACCCCATCCAGCCAATGCAGAGCGCAG GGTTCGGTTATGACAACAAAGATGGCGGTGGGTGGAATGCCCCAAAAGACAATGCCTACAACAGCTTCGGCGGCCGCTCTGACAGAGGCAAATCGTCTTTCTTCAATGACCGTGGGTCTTCATCCAGGGGCCG GTACGAGCGTGGCGGTTTTGGCGGCGGCGGGAACAGCCGATGGGTGGAGGACTCTAGAGATGATGAAGATTGGTCCAAACCGTTGCCTCCCAATGAGCGTCTGGAACA TGAGCTGTTCTCTGGAAGCAACACAGGGATTAACTTTGAAAAATACGATGACATTCCTGTTGAAGCCACAGGCCACAACTGTCCACAACACATTGAGAGT TTCCATGATGTAGATATGGGAGAGATCGTTATGGGTAATATAACTCTGAGCCGCTACACACGGCCCACTCCCGTGCAGAAGCATGCAATTCCCATCATCAAGTCTAAGAGAGACCTGATGGCGTGCGCACAGACAG GTTCTGGTAAGACTGCAGCCTTCTTGTTGCCAGTCCTGAGCCAGATTTACACTGATGGACCAGGAGAGGCACTTCAGGCTGTGAAGAACAGTGCACAG GAAAATGGGAAGTATGGCCGCCGTAAGCAGTATCCCATTTCGCTAGTTTTAGCCCCAACGAGGGAACTGGCTCTCCAGATCTACGACGAGGCCAGAAAG TTTGCTTACCGCTCTCATGTGCGGCCCTGTGTGGTGTATGGAGGTGCTGATATTGGCCAGCAGATTCGTGATCTGGAGAGAGGCTGCCATCTGCTGGTGGCCACGCCTGGTCGTCTGGTGGACATGATGGAGAGGGGCAAGATTGGCCTGGACTACTGCAA TTACTTGGTGCTGGATGAAGCAGACAGGATGTTGGACATGGGCTTTGAGCCACAGATCCGCCGTATCGTCGAGCAGGACACCATGCCGCCCAAAGGGCTTCGCCAGACCATGATGTTCAGTGCCACCTTCCCCAAGGAGATCCAG ATCTTGGCTCGTGACTTCCTGGAGGACTACATCTTCTTAGCAGTAGGCAGGGTTGGATCCACCTCTGAGAATATCACCCAGAAGGTGGTGTGGGTTGAAGAAAATGACAAGAGGTCCTTCCTTCTCGACTTGCTCAACGCCACAG TTATTCCGAATGAGGTTCAGGACAGTACGGGGGAGAGCGTAGAAAAACCTG GTAAAGACTCTTTGACTTTGGTGTTCGTTGAGACCAAGAAGGGAGCGGACGCTCTCGAGGACTTCCTGTACCGCGAAGGTTACGCCTGCACCAGTATCCACGGCGACCGCTCCCAGAGAGACCGAGAGGAAGCGCTCCACCAGTTCCGTTCAGGGAGGTGCCCCATCTTGGTTGCCACGGCT GTGGCCGCTCGCGGTCTGGACATCTCCAACGTGAAACACGTCATTAACTTCGACCTGCCGAGTGACATCGAGGAGTACGTCCACCGCATCGGGCGTACCGGTCGCGTGGGCAACCTCG GTCTTGCCACGTCGTTCTTCAATGACAAGAATGGCAACATCACCAAGGACCTGCTGGACATCTTGGTGGAGGCCAAACAGGAAGTACCATCCTGGCTGGAGAGCCTGGCCTATGAGCACCAGCACAAGAGTAGCAGCCGCGGGCGCTCCAAGAG GTTTTCTGGCGGATTTGGTGCCAGAGACTACCGTCAGACCAGTAACAACGCCAGCAGCGGAGGCTTCGGGAGTCGCGGCGGCCGCAACACCGGCGGTCATGGTGGCAACCGTGGATTTGGCGGTGGTAAGG GTGGCTTCGGTAACTTCTACAACAGTGACGGCTATGGAGGAAACTACTCCCAGGTGGACTGGTGGGGAAACTAA